In Paeniglutamicibacter kerguelensis, one genomic interval encodes:
- the hemC gene encoding hydroxymethylbilane synthase yields the protein MTQAPFRIGTRGSALATTQTGHVAAELAELAGIEIETVLVKTEGDVTTGPLSQLGGTGVFAAALRQALLSGECDLAVHSLKDLPTTQPEGLVIAATPKRADVRDALCARDGLFLAELPEGATVGTGSPRRAAQLLAFRPDLKIVDIRGNVGTRLGRVKGSPAQADDGGVGRTNQGDLDAVILAAAGLERLGLESHITEYLDPEIMLPAPGQGSLAVEVRAAGSSNAAVDAALEKLDDHDTRLAVTAERALLARLEAGCAAPIGALARVFEDTLVLDSVACRPDGTDTMRRTATTQTLTVDGAIALGVALAELLLREGAAALAGL from the coding sequence ATGACCCAGGCACCCTTCCGGATCGGCACGCGCGGCTCCGCCCTGGCCACCACCCAGACCGGGCACGTGGCCGCGGAGCTCGCGGAGCTGGCCGGTATCGAGATCGAAACCGTCCTGGTCAAGACCGAGGGCGACGTGACCACCGGGCCGCTCTCGCAGCTCGGCGGCACCGGCGTGTTCGCCGCGGCGCTGCGCCAGGCGCTGCTGTCCGGCGAATGCGACCTGGCCGTGCACTCGCTCAAGGACCTGCCCACGACCCAGCCCGAGGGCCTGGTCATCGCGGCGACCCCGAAGCGCGCCGACGTGCGCGACGCCCTGTGTGCCCGCGACGGGCTCTTCCTGGCCGAGCTGCCCGAGGGTGCAACCGTCGGCACCGGATCCCCGCGCCGTGCGGCCCAGCTGCTGGCCTTCCGCCCGGATTTGAAGATCGTCGACATCCGCGGCAACGTCGGCACCCGGCTGGGCCGGGTCAAGGGCTCGCCCGCGCAGGCCGACGACGGGGGAGTGGGCCGCACCAACCAGGGCGACCTGGACGCGGTCATCCTGGCCGCGGCCGGCCTGGAACGCCTGGGCCTCGAATCCCACATCACCGAGTACCTGGACCCGGAGATCATGCTCCCGGCCCCGGGACAGGGGTCGCTCGCGGTCGAGGTGCGCGCGGCGGGCAGTTCGAACGCGGCGGTCGACGCGGCGCTGGAGAAGCTCGACGACCACGACACGCGCCTGGCCGTCACCGCCGAACGCGCGCTGCTGGCCCGCCTGGAGGCCGGCTGCGCCGCGCCCATCGGTGCGCTGGCCCGCGTGTTCGAGGACACGCTGGTGCTCGATTCGGTGGCCTGCCGCCCCGACGGCACCGACACCATGCGCCGGACCGCCACCACGCAAACGCTCACCGTCGACGGGGCCATTGCCCTGGGCGTGGCGTTGGCCGAGC
- a CDS encoding ferrochelatase gives MSQAFDPRVGYDENGVMAPKAYDAILLASFGGPEGQDDVIPFLRNVTAGRGIPDERLEEVSHHYRKNGGVSPINAQNRALKAALEAELVARGIDLPVYWGNRNWAPYIPETVERMYAEGHRKVLMISTSAYSGYSSCRQYREDLGEALRDTGLEGKLEVDKVRQYFDTPAFVAPFMEGLADSLAEVRAQLAQAGNPDGEIKVVFVTHSIPTSDAEAAGPRDLVAKLDTDLYTAQHLAVADAILAGVPAAAGLEHTLVFQSRSGAPHIPWLEPDINDALEEYKEAGVAGVVVVPIGFVSDHMEVLWDLDTEAKDTCAELGLAFHRVPTPGTHAKFVSGMIDLVSERVAGADGNALKSGRDSVAALGPWFDVCRPNCCAKVMRDGTVKPTIAAVDSEVGVPSP, from the coding sequence ATGAGCCAGGCCTTCGACCCGCGCGTCGGCTACGACGAAAACGGCGTCATGGCACCCAAGGCCTACGACGCGATCCTGCTGGCATCCTTCGGCGGTCCGGAGGGGCAGGACGACGTGATCCCGTTCCTGCGCAACGTCACCGCCGGCCGCGGCATCCCGGACGAACGCCTCGAGGAGGTGTCCCACCACTACCGCAAAAACGGTGGCGTTTCGCCGATCAACGCGCAGAACCGCGCGCTGAAGGCCGCCCTCGAGGCCGAGCTCGTCGCACGCGGCATCGATCTGCCGGTCTACTGGGGCAACCGCAACTGGGCGCCGTACATCCCGGAAACCGTCGAGCGGATGTACGCCGAGGGGCACCGCAAGGTGCTCATGATCTCCACCAGCGCCTACTCCGGCTACTCGAGCTGCCGCCAGTACCGCGAGGACCTCGGCGAGGCCCTGCGCGACACCGGCCTCGAGGGCAAGCTCGAGGTGGACAAGGTGCGCCAGTACTTCGACACCCCCGCGTTCGTCGCCCCGTTCATGGAAGGCCTGGCGGACTCGCTGGCCGAGGTGCGTGCGCAGCTGGCGCAGGCCGGAAACCCGGACGGCGAGATCAAGGTCGTCTTCGTCACCCACTCCATCCCGACCTCGGATGCCGAGGCGGCGGGCCCGCGCGACCTCGTCGCAAAGCTGGACACCGACCTGTACACGGCCCAGCACCTGGCCGTCGCCGACGCGATCCTCGCCGGTGTGCCCGCCGCTGCCGGCCTGGAGCACACGTTGGTCTTCCAGTCGCGCTCCGGCGCCCCTCACATCCCGTGGCTCGAGCCGGACATCAACGACGCCCTGGAGGAGTACAAGGAAGCCGGCGTTGCCGGCGTCGTGGTGGTGCCCATCGGCTTCGTCTCCGACCACATGGAGGTCCTCTGGGATCTGGACACCGAGGCGAAGGACACCTGCGCCGAGCTCGGCCTAGCCTTCCACCGCGTGCCGACCCCCGGAACCCACGCCAAGTTCGTCTCCGGCATGATCGACCTGGTCAGCGAGCGTGTTGCAGGTGCAGACGGAAACGCGCTGAAGTCCGGCCGCGACTCGGTCGCCGCGCTCGGGCCGTGGTTCGACGTCTGCCGACCCAACTGCTGCGCCAAGGTGATGCGCGACGGCACCGTCAAGCCCACCATCGCCGCCGTCGACTCCGAGGTCGGGGTGCCGTCGCCATGA
- the hemQ gene encoding hydrogen peroxide-dependent heme synthase produces MYYTLWTIFKRDSDLDRTEGVEAFDALVEELAAEGVTVRGTYDVSGMREDADVMIWMHGATAESLQAALRKIRRSFLFAETSIVYSTMGVHREAEFAKDHSPAFARGVAPEAWMTVYPFVRTNDWYLLDPKDRGKMLRDHGILGREFPMVLANTVAAFSFSDYEWQICLEAPDMIDLVDMMRHLRYTEARNHVREETPFYTGRRVSTAEVAEVLR; encoded by the coding sequence ATGTACTACACCCTGTGGACCATCTTCAAGCGCGACTCCGACCTGGACCGAACCGAGGGCGTCGAGGCCTTCGACGCGCTTGTCGAGGAACTCGCCGCCGAGGGCGTGACCGTGCGCGGCACCTACGACGTCTCGGGCATGCGCGAGGATGCCGACGTGATGATCTGGATGCACGGCGCCACCGCCGAGTCCCTGCAGGCCGCGCTGCGCAAGATCCGCCGCTCGTTCCTGTTCGCCGAGACCTCGATCGTCTACTCGACCATGGGCGTGCACCGCGAGGCCGAGTTCGCCAAGGACCACTCGCCGGCGTTCGCCCGCGGCGTAGCCCCCGAGGCCTGGATGACCGTCTACCCGTTCGTGCGCACCAACGACTGGTACCTGCTTGACCCGAAGGACCGCGGCAAGATGCTGCGCGACCACGGCATCCTGGGCCGCGAGTTCCCGATGGTGCTGGCCAACACCGTCGCCGCCTTCTCCTTCAGCGACTACGAATGGCAGATCTGTCTGGAGGCGCCGGACATGATCGACCTCGTCGACATGATGCGCCACCTGCGCTACACCGAGGCCCGCAACCACGTGCGCGAGGAAACCCCGTTCTACACCGGACGCCGCGTCTCCACCGCCGAGGTCGCCGAGGTCCTGCGATGA
- a CDS encoding protoporphyrinogen/coproporphyrinogen oxidase: MQSNAPEQPASNAAPASQEPGAAPKAKRAPVASNAAAHAMRLLQRARAGEQRSAEAKAPAGPRAAVIGGGISGLVAARELAMSGHSVTVYEASAEFGGCVRAHEVAGLVLDAGAESFATRSTAVADLLVELGLGDDIVTPAPGGAWLYLKRGSESAAQPLPATGILGIPGDPWAEEVRSAVGRAGALRAAADLITPVSKKLLEGELSLGALVRSRMGTAVLENLVTPVVSGVHSADPDTLDVDAVAPGLRAAVLKHGSLAKAVAAMRAAAPAGSAVASIAGGMNRLTAALLKDLRAANVVLLPGTAVASVHHQAGTGNPDQAFELRLAGGTEAGTEGGSQPAAAEPACFSRVVIATPGEIATDLLVGIDPGFAGYRPAPGAGISLVTLVIDKPELDDAPRGTGVLVAPTVDTVGAKALTHGTAKWQWLGDESGPGSHVLRLSYGRLNDVAGSLANADDASLRTAALADASTLLGLEITAGDVLGFDVVRYAGALPFATTGHAARVAAIRERTNATPGLEVVGAWLSGTGLAAVVADTRRRLRISAS, from the coding sequence ATGCAGTCAAACGCACCAGAGCAGCCCGCCTCCAACGCCGCACCGGCGAGCCAGGAACCCGGCGCGGCGCCCAAGGCCAAGCGTGCGCCCGTGGCCTCCAACGCCGCGGCCCACGCCATGCGCTTGCTGCAACGCGCACGTGCGGGCGAACAGCGCTCCGCCGAGGCCAAGGCCCCGGCCGGGCCGCGTGCGGCCGTCATCGGCGGCGGCATCTCCGGCCTGGTTGCGGCCCGCGAACTTGCAATGAGCGGTCACTCGGTCACGGTCTACGAGGCTTCCGCGGAGTTCGGCGGCTGCGTGCGCGCCCACGAGGTCGCGGGCCTGGTGCTCGACGCCGGCGCCGAATCCTTCGCCACCCGCTCCACCGCCGTGGCCGACCTGCTGGTTGAGCTCGGGCTGGGCGACGACATCGTCACCCCGGCCCCCGGCGGCGCCTGGCTGTACCTCAAGCGCGGCAGCGAATCCGCGGCCCAGCCGCTGCCGGCCACCGGCATCCTGGGCATCCCCGGCGACCCGTGGGCCGAAGAGGTGCGCAGCGCCGTGGGTCGCGCCGGCGCCCTGCGTGCGGCGGCCGACCTGATCACCCCGGTGTCAAAGAAACTGCTCGAGGGTGAACTGTCCCTCGGTGCGCTGGTGCGCTCACGGATGGGAACCGCGGTGCTGGAAAATCTTGTCACTCCCGTGGTCTCCGGCGTGCACTCGGCCGACCCGGACACCCTTGACGTCGACGCGGTCGCCCCGGGCCTGCGCGCGGCGGTGCTCAAGCACGGTTCGCTGGCCAAGGCCGTGGCGGCCATGCGCGCCGCGGCCCCGGCCGGCTCCGCGGTCGCCTCGATCGCCGGCGGCATGAACAGGCTCACCGCGGCTCTGCTGAAGGACTTGCGCGCCGCGAACGTCGTGCTGCTGCCCGGAACGGCCGTCGCCTCGGTGCACCACCAAGCCGGGACCGGCAATCCGGACCAGGCCTTCGAGCTCCGCCTGGCCGGCGGCACCGAGGCCGGGACCGAGGGCGGCTCCCAGCCGGCCGCGGCCGAACCCGCATGCTTCTCCCGCGTGGTCATCGCGACCCCCGGCGAGATCGCCACCGACCTGCTGGTCGGCATCGACCCCGGATTTGCCGGCTACCGCCCGGCCCCGGGCGCCGGCATCTCGCTGGTGACCCTCGTCATCGACAAGCCCGAACTCGACGACGCCCCGCGCGGCACCGGCGTGTTGGTCGCGCCGACCGTGGACACCGTCGGGGCGAAGGCGCTGACCCACGGCACTGCCAAGTGGCAGTGGCTGGGCGACGAATCCGGACCCGGATCCCACGTGCTGCGCCTGTCCTACGGCCGGCTCAACGACGTGGCCGGGTCGCTGGCCAACGCGGACGATGCGTCGCTGCGGACCGCGGCGCTTGCGGACGCCTCCACCCTGCTGGGCCTGGAAATCACCGCCGGCGACGTGCTGGGCTTCGACGTGGTGCGCTATGCGGGCGCGCTGCCGTTTGCGACGACCGGGCATGCCGCCCGGGTCGCGGCGATCCGCGAACGCACGAATGCCACCCCGGGACTCGAGGTCGTCGGCGCCTGGCTCTCCGGGACCGGGTTGGCGGCCGTGGTGGCCGACACCCGCAGGCGCCTGCGCATCAGCGCCAGCTAG
- the hemE gene encoding uroporphyrinogen decarboxylase has product MTLSQNHPMMDGRTADSPLISAYRGKTPSRRPVWFMRQAGRSLPEYRKLREGTQMLESCLRPDMASEITLQPVRRHGVDAGIFFSDIVIPLKLAGVEVDIVPGVGPVLATPVRTAADVRALPKMDDAALDPIREAVSMTVEQLGNTPLIGFAGAPFTVAAYMVEGRPSRDHLGPRTMMHAEPGVWEELANWAADASGAFLRAQIEAGASAGQLFDSWAGSLSLADYTNFVAPSSARALDHVRDLDVPLVHFGTGTSELLGAMRNVGVDVMGVDYRLPLDEANRRLGGDIPLQGNIDPALLEAPWEVLETHVRQVLAAGDNAPGHVANLGHGVPPDTNPETLTRVVELIHSIAPIAR; this is encoded by the coding sequence ATGACGTTGAGCCAGAACCACCCGATGATGGACGGTCGCACCGCCGATTCGCCGTTGATTTCCGCCTACCGGGGCAAGACCCCAAGCCGCCGCCCCGTATGGTTTATGCGCCAGGCCGGCCGCTCGCTGCCCGAATACCGCAAGCTGCGCGAGGGCACGCAAATGCTCGAATCGTGCCTGCGCCCGGACATGGCGTCCGAAATCACCCTGCAGCCGGTGCGCCGCCACGGCGTCGACGCCGGAATCTTCTTCTCCGACATCGTCATCCCGCTGAAGCTTGCGGGCGTCGAGGTCGACATCGTCCCGGGCGTCGGCCCGGTGCTAGCCACGCCGGTGCGCACCGCCGCCGACGTGCGCGCGCTGCCGAAGATGGACGACGCCGCGCTTGATCCGATCCGCGAGGCCGTCTCCATGACCGTCGAGCAGCTGGGCAACACCCCGCTGATCGGCTTCGCCGGGGCCCCGTTCACGGTCGCCGCCTACATGGTCGAGGGGCGTCCGTCCCGCGACCACCTGGGCCCGCGCACCATGATGCACGCGGAGCCGGGCGTCTGGGAGGAGCTGGCCAACTGGGCGGCCGATGCCTCCGGCGCGTTCCTGCGCGCGCAGATCGAGGCCGGCGCCTCCGCCGGGCAGCTCTTCGACTCCTGGGCCGGATCGCTCTCGCTGGCGGACTACACCAACTTCGTGGCCCCTTCCTCCGCCCGTGCCCTTGACCACGTGCGCGACCTTGACGTGCCGCTGGTGCACTTCGGCACCGGCACCTCCGAGCTGCTCGGCGCCATGCGCAACGTGGGCGTCGACGTCATGGGCGTCGACTACCGCCTGCCGCTGGACGAGGCCAACCGCCGCCTGGGCGGGGACATCCCGCTGCAGGGCAACATCGACCCCGCGCTGCTCGAGGCCCCGTGGGAGGTGCTCGAGACGCACGTGCGCCAGGTGCTCGCCGCCGGCGACAACGCCCCGGGCCACGTGGCGAACCTCGGCCACGGCGTGCCGCCGGACACCAACCCGGAGACGCTGACCCGTGTGGTGGAACTCATCCACTCGATCGCACCGATCGCGCGTTAA
- a CDS encoding glutamyl-tRNA reductase produces MVLLSLVASHSDIDLETVAKISADASQVASVVLASASPVAGAITLATCNRYEIYCEVPRSEDVPAARSSVITQIAASTGLSEETVSGALISKTESDVVSHLFSVGAGLDSAVIGEREIAGQVRRALNEAQASGTATGSLVRLFQTASRTAKEVGSRTALGSRGLSVVSVALDLATDLSADPAWENKNIVIFGTGAYAGATMSLLRERKAHNISVFSASGRAEAFVSTRGGTAVDEESLEGALAAADVLIGCSGSDHRLMREDIAALDRGDRALIAIDLALTNDFDPSLGQLPGVDLVNLESVRMAAPDEQAQALHQAREIVQGATRAFALEQRERAADAAIVALRRHTQSVLEAEVEKVRAQHGCTAAAEEVEFAMRRMMRQLLHVPTVRARELAAEGRAGDYIDALETLYGLEIELPAAPASKGVCPVAAAGEPAAAEPAAEPLRQVG; encoded by the coding sequence GTGGTTTTACTATCTCTCGTTGCCTCCCATTCAGACATCGACCTCGAGACCGTGGCAAAGATCAGCGCCGACGCCTCCCAGGTCGCTTCCGTCGTGCTCGCTTCGGCCAGCCCCGTGGCCGGAGCCATCACCCTTGCCACCTGCAACCGCTATGAAATCTACTGCGAAGTGCCGCGTTCCGAAGACGTTCCCGCCGCCCGCTCCTCGGTGATCACTCAGATCGCCGCCAGCACCGGGCTGAGTGAAGAGACCGTCTCGGGGGCGTTGATCTCCAAGACGGAGTCCGACGTCGTCTCACACCTCTTCTCCGTGGGCGCCGGCCTGGATTCGGCCGTCATCGGGGAACGCGAAATCGCCGGCCAGGTACGCCGCGCCCTGAACGAGGCGCAAGCCTCCGGCACCGCCACGGGTTCGCTGGTACGCCTCTTCCAGACCGCATCGCGCACCGCCAAGGAAGTCGGATCGCGCACCGCACTGGGTTCGCGCGGCCTCTCGGTTGTCTCCGTGGCCCTTGACCTGGCCACCGACCTGAGCGCCGACCCGGCGTGGGAGAACAAGAACATCGTCATCTTCGGCACCGGCGCCTACGCCGGGGCCACCATGTCGCTGCTGCGCGAGCGCAAGGCACACAACATTTCGGTATTCTCCGCCTCCGGCCGCGCCGAGGCATTCGTCTCGACCCGAGGAGGCACCGCCGTGGACGAGGAATCCCTCGAGGGAGCACTCGCGGCCGCCGACGTCCTGATCGGTTGCAGCGGCTCGGACCACCGCCTGATGCGCGAAGACATCGCGGCGCTGGACCGCGGGGACCGGGCACTGATCGCCATCGACCTGGCCCTGACCAACGACTTCGACCCAAGCCTCGGCCAGCTGCCCGGCGTGGATCTGGTCAACCTCGAGTCCGTGCGCATGGCGGCCCCCGACGAGCAGGCCCAGGCGCTGCACCAGGCACGCGAAATCGTGCAGGGAGCCACCCGGGCCTTTGCGCTCGAGCAGCGCGAACGTGCCGCCGACGCCGCAATCGTGGCACTGCGCAGGCACACCCAGTCCGTGCTCGAGGCCGAGGTCGAAAAGGTCCGCGCCCAGCACGGCTGCACGGCCGCGGCCGAAGAGGTCGAATTCGCGATGCGGCGCATGATGCGCCAGCTGCTGCACGTGCCGACCGTCCGCGCCCGCGAACTCGCGGCCGAGGGCCGTGCCGGTGACTACATCGATGCCCTCGAGACCCTCTACGGCCTTGAGATCGAGTTGCCGGCAGCGCCCGCGTCCAAGGGCGTCTGCCCCGTCGCTGCCGCCGGGGAACCCGCCGCCGCGGAGCCCGCCGCCGAGCCTCTGCGCCAGGTCGGCTAG
- a CDS encoding SH3 domain-containing protein, producing the protein MSGDAQGSEQDAVQSIEPGEVRLSGKNSVTASKPRFVTTGSITPRTGKSSGAKLGSASKGYTVWGTGRSSSGHTQIKFFGKSAWVKSNQLKRVAAANYTTTRGTKLRSQAAAGKTLATLPSDYTVGTLTNAKANKNKWVQVQYQGRTGWVASKDLKGASLRAAAGAGKKSYSDAAWAKKVQQNIAKYCPSIPVRVSKVKGEYYAESIPRRITLSRVGNNDPDAANIKAVALHECAHILQFKVYPSGFAKLTAYANSINPRRDGRGIEHLADCMSEKMGAKRTGTLSNGNGYIAGYQGKCTSTQNQAATALLAGKRPAGA; encoded by the coding sequence ATGAGCGGCGACGCCCAGGGTTCCGAGCAGGATGCCGTGCAATCGATAGAGCCAGGCGAGGTGCGACTTTCCGGGAAAAACTCGGTCACCGCATCAAAACCGAGGTTCGTGACGACCGGTTCCATCACGCCGCGGACCGGCAAAAGCAGCGGCGCCAAGCTCGGTTCCGCGTCCAAGGGATACACCGTGTGGGGCACGGGTAGGTCTTCCTCGGGACACACCCAAATCAAGTTCTTCGGCAAGAGCGCGTGGGTGAAATCCAACCAGCTCAAGCGCGTGGCCGCTGCGAACTACACCACCACGCGCGGCACGAAGCTTCGCTCCCAGGCGGCCGCGGGCAAGACGCTTGCGACATTGCCCAGTGACTACACCGTCGGGACCCTCACCAACGCCAAGGCCAACAAGAACAAGTGGGTCCAGGTCCAGTATCAGGGGAGGACCGGATGGGTCGCCTCCAAGGACCTCAAGGGCGCATCTCTGCGCGCGGCCGCCGGCGCGGGAAAGAAGTCGTATTCGGACGCTGCATGGGCCAAGAAGGTCCAGCAAAACATCGCCAAGTATTGCCCGTCGATTCCCGTACGCGTCAGCAAGGTCAAGGGCGAGTACTACGCGGAATCCATCCCGCGTCGCATCACGCTCAGCCGGGTCGGCAACAACGACCCGGACGCGGCGAACATCAAGGCTGTCGCCCTGCACGAATGCGCGCACATCCTTCAGTTCAAGGTCTACCCGTCGGGCTTCGCAAAGCTGACGGCCTACGCCAACAGCATCAATCCGCGTCGTGACGGACGCGGGATCGAGCACCTGGCCGACTGCATGAGCGAAAAGATGGGTGCCAAGCGCACCGGCACGCTTTCCAACGGCAACGGCTACATTGCCGGGTACCAGGGCAAGTGCACCTCCACCCAGAACCAGGCGGCGACGGCCTTGCTGGCCGGCAAGCGGCCCGCGGGGGCGTAA
- the moeB gene encoding molybdopterin-synthase adenylyltransferase MoeB, with translation MEPNESPTISSGTSSVKRPGPGLAPLVEPGSELGAEELMRYSRQIIIPEIGMVGQRRLKNAKVLVIGAGGLGSPALLYLAAAGVGTIGIIDDDVVDVSNLQRQVIHAVSSVGRLKTESAAARIRELNPLVAVRLHSHRLDVENVLGLFGQYDVILDGTDNFATRYLVNDAAALCGKPYVWGSILRFDGQVSVFWDKFGPNYRDLYPTPPPAGTVPSCSEGGVFGVLCAQVGSVMVAETIKLITGVGEPLLGRVLILDSLDMRWSEIRLEADPSAPGIKELLPSYEAFCAGPETNRAAEGEQEPATVSAAELAALLDGRAAGDSDFLLVDVREPGEHEIVSIPGAILAPRGAVLSGEITLPRDKEIILHCKSGGRSAEVLRFLRSEGYAEVRHLEGGILAWIHDVDRTLPAY, from the coding sequence ATGGAACCCAACGAGTCGCCAACCATTTCATCCGGCACGTCCTCGGTGAAGCGGCCGGGGCCGGGGCTTGCGCCGCTGGTGGAGCCCGGGTCCGAGCTCGGCGCCGAGGAACTGATGCGCTATTCGAGGCAGATCATTATTCCGGAGATCGGGATGGTCGGCCAGCGCCGCCTCAAGAACGCCAAGGTCCTGGTCATCGGTGCCGGGGGGCTTGGTTCGCCAGCCTTGCTTTACCTGGCCGCCGCCGGCGTGGGAACCATCGGGATCATCGATGACGACGTGGTCGACGTCAGCAACCTGCAGCGCCAGGTCATCCACGCCGTGTCATCGGTTGGCCGGCTCAAGACCGAATCGGCCGCCGCCCGCATCCGAGAGCTGAATCCGCTGGTTGCCGTGCGCCTGCACTCCCACCGCCTGGACGTCGAGAACGTCCTGGGCCTTTTTGGGCAATACGACGTCATTCTTGACGGCACCGACAACTTCGCTACCAGGTACCTGGTCAACGACGCGGCGGCGTTGTGCGGCAAACCCTACGTGTGGGGGTCCATCCTTCGTTTCGACGGGCAGGTCAGCGTCTTTTGGGACAAGTTCGGCCCGAACTACCGGGACCTTTACCCCACGCCGCCGCCGGCCGGCACCGTTCCCTCGTGTTCCGAGGGCGGGGTCTTTGGCGTGTTGTGCGCCCAGGTGGGTTCGGTCATGGTTGCCGAAACCATCAAGCTGATCACCGGAGTGGGGGAGCCGCTCCTCGGCCGGGTGCTGATCCTGGACTCGCTGGACATGCGCTGGAGCGAGATCCGGCTTGAAGCGGACCCGAGTGCTCCCGGGATCAAGGAGTTGCTGCCCAGCTACGAGGCCTTCTGCGCGGGCCCCGAGACCAATCGCGCGGCGGAGGGCGAACAGGAGCCGGCGACAGTCAGCGCCGCGGAACTTGCCGCATTGCTGGATGGGCGTGCGGCGGGGGACAGCGATTTCCTCCTCGTCGACGTGCGGGAGCCGGGGGAACACGAAATAGTTTCGATTCCCGGTGCAATTCTCGCTCCGCGGGGTGCCGTGCTTTCCGGCGAAATCACCTTGCCGAGGGATAAAGAGATCATTCTTCACTGCAAATCCGGAGGCCGTTCCGCCGAGGTCCTGAGGTTCCTGCGCAGCGAGGGCTATGCAGAGGTTCGCCATCTGGAGGGCGGAATCCTGGCCTGGATCCACGACGTCGACCGCACGCTTCCTGCCTACTGA